In Chlorogloeopsis sp. ULAP01, the genomic stretch TCTAAGTGTCTTCCTATTTGTTCACCAGCTTCAGCACCAACTTGGCGATTAATTACTTCTTTCATTGCCTGAACTGCTTGTATAGTGCGATCAACAGGAACACCCAGAGAATTATAGGTTTCCTTTAAACCATCAAGCACTCGCTCGTCCAAGACTGAGGCATCGTCAGCCAGCATGGCATAGGTGGCGTAACGGAGGAACAAGGATAAATCGCGTAGGCAGGCTGCATAACGACGGGTGGGATACATATTGCCACCAGGACAAGTGATGTCGCCGTAAAGCAAGGAATTAGCTACTGCTTGGCTAACAATATTAGCAGCATTTTCGCTGATAGTAGCAGCAGCTTTAACGCGCAACTCACCGGATTGAAAATATTTTCTTAATTTGTCCAATTCAACATTATCTAGGTATCTACCTCGCAAATCGGCAGGGTTAATGAGAGAGGTAATAGTATCTTGCATCTTTTTTCCTTCAAATTAATTAAGGTACTTAAGTTTGTAGGCAAAACTGTCAATTATTAAACATTCTTTCACTGGTAGGACAGAAGCAATGTAACTAGTACATCGCTCGAATTAGATAATCGAAATAAGGTCCAGCAATAGCAGCTTCTTCTCGATTCATCATGCCTGAAGCCACTTCTTTGAGACAGCGCATACAAGTACCTATATTGCTGACTGGAACACCTAAAGAAGTGTACATTTCTCGCATCCCATCCACGCCAATATCTTCCAAAGGTTTTGTATTTCCAGCCAAAACAGCATAGGTAATTAAACGAAGATACCAGCTTTGATCTCGTTGACACAGTGCTGTTTTGTTAGGATCGCCGCTATTGCTGGGTGTATTCGGAACTATCTTCCAAAATCTACGGCTGCCTTCTTCCACGATATTTTGCTCGTTCTGAGCTAATATCTGTGCTACTCTCAGCCTTGTTTCTCCTGATTTAAAAAAGTTATCTAATTTGTCTAATTCAGTCCGACTAAGAAAGCGAGCAGCATTATCAGATTGAGCTATTACTTGCGCTACAATGCTCATTTATCGTCCTCCTGAATTACAGGAATAAAAATGATATTTCCAAATTAATTTTCTAACTTTTTTGTTTTAAAAGTCATGAATAGTTTTCACAAATTAATAATAAAAATAAAAACTTAATCATAAACAATTTATTGATTAAGCATAAACTAAACTTATTACTTATCTCTAGAATACATAGCATGGGAAATATAGTATCCATTAGTTATTTAAAATCACAATTTCTGTCAATGTCATATATATTTTTATCTAGCGTTTAATATGTTTTGAATATTAGTAAATTAGCGCAATGGAACTTCGACACCTACGCTACTTTGTAACATTGGCTGAGGAATTACACTTTGGGCGGGCGGCAGAACGCTTGCATATTGCCCAGCCTCCCCTTAGTCAACAAATTCGTCAGTTAGAAGCAGAGTTGGATTTTGAATTGTTTCACCGCACAAAAAGAAATGTGCAGTTGACAATTGCAGGGCAGGTGTTTTTAGAAGAAGTTCGGCAAATTCTCAAACAGCTTGAGGGAGCGATTCAAGTAGGAAGACAAACTAGTCGCGGCTTTAGGGGACAGTTGGTGATTGGCTTTGTCAGTTCTGCTGCTTACAATATTCTCCCCGCTATCTTGCGGACTTTTCGTACTAGCATTCCTAATATAAATTTGGAATTGCACGAACTGACAACAGATCAACAATTACAGTGGTTGCAAGATAGCCGAATTGATGTGGGATTTCTCCGTCCGCCTGTTGAAGAGGATTCTTTTTGTTGTGAGATTATATATGATGAGTCATTGGTGGTGGCGTTGCCGGAAAGCCATCGACTAGCAAATCAACCCAATTTGTCATTGCGATCGCTCCAGGGTGAACCTTTTATTTTATTTCCTCGTGCTTTAGCTCCTGGGCTTTACGACGCGATTATCAGTCTTTGCCAGCAAGCAGATTTTAGCCCTACTGTTGCTCAAGAAGCGATTCAGATGCAAACAATAGTTAGCCTAGTAGCAGCAGAAATGGGAGCAGCGATTGTACCGGAGTCTCTGCAAAATCTGCAACGACCTGGAGTTGTATATAAAATTTTGCAAGAACCAACACCTAAGGTTGCATTGGCTATGATTTGGCGACGTGATAATACGTCTGCTGCGGTGCAAAGGATTTTGGAGGTAGTCAAACAAGTTGCCCTCTCTTGGCAACGATGAGAGAGGATTTAATCAAGGTAAACGTTTCTGCTTTTCACTCTAGACTTAGAATACCTAAATATAGAAACTCCAGAAATTTCTACATGAAACCACTCCAGCGAATCACATTGAACTCTGAAGTAATGGGTGGCAAACCTTGCATTAGAGGTATGCGTGTTACTGTAGGGACAATTGTTGGCTTAATGGCAGCAGGACATACCCCAGAAGATATCCTAAAAGCCTACCCATATCTAGAACTTGAAGATATTTATGAGGCCTTAGCTTATGCTGCATGGCGGGCTGAAGAAATTGAAGTACCTCTTGCTTCTGCATGAAAATTTTAATTGATATGAATCTTTCTCCTGACTGGGTTCCAGTCTTGGAAAGTGGAGGTTTTGAAGTTGTCCACTGATCAAAAGTTGGTAAGCCAGACGCTACAGGCAAAGTAATCATGGCATGGGCAGTTACACATGGGTATATTGTTTTCACCCATGACTTAGACTTTGGTACGCTGTTGGCAATGACTCAAGCTGATGCACCAAGTGTAATTCAAGTGCGATCGCAAGATGTTCTACCAGCTAATTTATGTAATTTAGTTATCAATGCTTTGCGCCAATTTCAGCAAGCACTAGAAATGGGTGCTTTAGTCACAGTGGATGAAGCAAAAGCAAAGGCAAGAATCTTACCAATAAACTAGAGTGACAGGTAAGCATGGAAGAAAACTTGCTTCCCCTAATGCAACATCAATAGGAACAAAGGGATATCGTTCTGCGTTACGCATGGTCTTGAGTTTTAGCAGCTTATAGCACTTTTAACATTGTATCTGCTGCTTCTACCGCATCATAGGGCGACCATGTAGGATAATAGGATAAGATTGATTGGGCTTAATTAAATCCGTCTCTTGTTGGGCTAGTTCTGAGAGTAAAACTTGCATGAGATAAAATTTGTCTGCACAACTTAGCCCTCGCAACGTCAAGATTAGTTCTGATGAAACCATGCAAAGCACTCCGTTAAATCAGGTCTGCCTCTCCATCATAAAATGCTCCATAGATTAACAACTAAGGCAAATGCCTGAATTTAAGGTTAGTGGCGATTATTACAGATGCGATCGCCTACGCGCCTTCAGCCAACCACGCACTTTTGTTTGGTGTTTGCAACTTGAAAAGCCGCGGTAATTTGATTGTTGCTTACTATAATTACACTCAGGGCGATCGCTCTCAGCTCAACTTTTGACGTTTCACAAAAACGCACAATTATTGCGATCGCTTAACTAAAGGCAAGATAAACACTCACTCTTCACATTACCCAATTGACATGAGTGACGGTACGCGATACATCATGATTCAAGGGTTTGATAAATTTTTTACAATGCAAAGATTGTTTAACCTTATGCTTAATCAGTCTGAGGAGGGATGGACATGGATGGCAGTTTGATTATATCTAACATCCTGAATCCACCAGTCCTATTTTTTTTCTTGGGGATGACTGCGGTTTTTGTCAAGTCTGATTTAGAAATTCCCGCACCAGTACCCAAGCTCCTTTCGCTTTATCTACTGTTTGCGATCGGGTTTAAGGGAGGGGTGGAGTTAATCAAAAGCGGTATCACCCAAGAAGTACTTCTGACGCTGTTAGCAGCGATGTTGATGGCTTGTTTTGTCCCGATTTACACCTTTTTTATTCTGAAGCTGAAGCTAGATACTTATGATGCGGCAGCGATCGCGGCAACCTACGGATCTATTAGCGCTGTCACCTTTATTACAGCGAGTGCCTTTTTAACTGAACTGGGCATGGATTTCGATGGTTATATGGTGGCAGCCCTTGCCTTGATGGAATCTCCAGCTATCATTGTTGGTTTGATTTTAGTGAATCTATTCACCGTCGATGGCAAGCGAGAATTTGCTTGGTCGGAGGTGTTGCAAGAGGCGTTTTTAAACAGTTCAGTCTTTCTTTTAGTCGGCAGCCTTCTGATTGGCTTTTTGACAGGAGAACACGGGTGGCAGGTTTTGGAACCCTTTACTCAAGGACTTTTCTATGGAGTTCTCACCTTCTTTTTACTAGACATGGGGCTGGTTGCTGCCAGAAGAATTAAAGACTTGCAAAAAACAGGTTTTTTCCTGATTTCATTTGCGATACTGATTCCAATACTCAATGCAGGCATTGGATTACTGCTTGCCAAATTTATTGGTATGTCTCAGGGAGATGCACTGTTGTTTGCTGTGCTTTGTGCCAGTGCCTCTTATATCGCTGTTCCAGCAGCTATGCGGTTAACTGTTCCTGAAGCGAATCCTAGCTTGTATGTTTCTACTGCTTTGGCAGTCACTTTCCCATTCAACATTATTGTAGGTATTCCGTTATATCTATATGGAATTAACCTATTGTGGAGGTAATCGTATGCATTTAGTCAAAAAGATAGAGATTATTGCTAACTCTTTTGAACTTAGCAAAATTTTAGATGGGTTAGACAAGTCAGGTGTACACGGTCATGCTGTAATTAGGAATGTTGCTGGCAAAGGCTTGCGAGGTATGGCGGAAGATTTGGATATGACGATGCTGGATAATGTTTATATCATCGCATTTTGTATGCCAGAGCAACTCAAGCCTGTTGTAGAAAATATTAGACCTTTACTCAATAAATTTGGCGGTACTTGCTACATCTCGGATGTAATGGAAATTCGCTCGGTAAAATGTGTCGCGTCGTTATGAACTTAAGGAAGGGTTTCATGGAACGCCGTGATTTCTTGAAGTTAGGAGCCACGGGAGTATTTAGTTTGGCGATCGCCAAACCTAGCGATTTACTATGGCAAGTTGAATCAACTCAAGCTGCTGAACTACCTTCAACAACTCAATCTCTTACTCCCGATGCTGCACTGCAAAAGCTGATGGAGGGAAATCAGCGATTTGTCAGACATAAA encodes the following:
- the apcD gene encoding allophycocyanin subunit alpha-B, with the translated sequence MSIVAQVIAQSDNAARFLSRTELDKLDNFFKSGETRLRVAQILAQNEQNIVEEGSRRFWKIVPNTPSNSGDPNKTALCQRDQSWYLRLITYAVLAGNTKPLEDIGVDGMREMYTSLGVPVSNIGTCMRCLKEVASGMMNREEAAIAGPYFDYLIRAMY
- a CDS encoding DUF433 domain-containing protein; this encodes MKPLQRITLNSEVMGGKPCIRGMRVTVGTIVGLMAAGHTPEDILKAYPYLELEDIYEALAYAAWRAEEIEVPLASA
- a CDS encoding allophycocyanin subunit beta, with translation MQDTITSLINPADLRGRYLDNVELDKLRKYFQSGELRVKAAATISENAANIVSQAVANSLLYGDITCPGGNMYPTRRYAACLRDLSLFLRYATYAMLADDASVLDERVLDGLKETYNSLGVPVDRTIQAVQAMKEVINRQVGAEAGEQIGRHLDHICNGLS
- a CDS encoding P-II family nitrogen regulator — encoded protein: MHLVKKIEIIANSFELSKILDGLDKSGVHGHAVIRNVAGKGLRGMAEDLDMTMLDNVYIIAFCMPEQLKPVVENIRPLLNKFGGTCYISDVMEIRSVKCVASL
- a CDS encoding sodium-dependent bicarbonate transport family permease codes for the protein MDGSLIISNILNPPVLFFFLGMTAVFVKSDLEIPAPVPKLLSLYLLFAIGFKGGVELIKSGITQEVLLTLLAAMLMACFVPIYTFFILKLKLDTYDAAAIAATYGSISAVTFITASAFLTELGMDFDGYMVAALALMESPAIIVGLILVNLFTVDGKREFAWSEVLQEAFLNSSVFLLVGSLLIGFLTGEHGWQVLEPFTQGLFYGVLTFFLLDMGLVAARRIKDLQKTGFFLISFAILIPILNAGIGLLLAKFIGMSQGDALLFAVLCASASYIAVPAAMRLTVPEANPSLYVSTALAVTFPFNIIVGIPLYLYGINLLWR
- a CDS encoding LysR family transcriptional regulator; the protein is MELRHLRYFVTLAEELHFGRAAERLHIAQPPLSQQIRQLEAELDFELFHRTKRNVQLTIAGQVFLEEVRQILKQLEGAIQVGRQTSRGFRGQLVIGFVSSAAYNILPAILRTFRTSIPNINLELHELTTDQQLQWLQDSRIDVGFLRPPVEEDSFCCEIIYDESLVVALPESHRLANQPNLSLRSLQGEPFILFPRALAPGLYDAIISLCQQADFSPTVAQEAIQMQTIVSLVAAEMGAAIVPESLQNLQRPGVVYKILQEPTPKVALAMIWRRDNTSAAVQRILEVVKQVALSWQR